A region of Bacteroidales bacterium DNA encodes the following proteins:
- a CDS encoding DNA gyrase/topoisomerase IV subunit A produces the protein MEDNWDEIRDESEEIHPQSGDSGEDMTVSPDTHRIIKVSGLYENWFLDYASYVILERAVPEVIDGLKPVQRRILHSMKQLDDGRFNKVANIIGHTMQYHPHGDASIGDALVQLGQKDLLIETQGNWGNILTGDSSAAPRYIEARLSKFALEVVFNPKTTPWKLSYDGRNKEPVTLPVKFPLLLAQGVEGIAVGLASKILPHNFLELIDACVDILCGNDFEIYPDFQTGGLIDVSKYNDGVRGGKVRIRARIRKLDNKTLVIHEIPFGVTTSNLIDSIVLANDKKKIKIRKIDDNTAAEAEIMVHLVPGTSPDQTLDALYAFTQCEVPVSPNACVIKDGKPQFLDVKEILRISTQHALDLIRRELEIRMTESKDQWHYSNLEKIFIEFKIYRKIETSETWEEVIDAIEKGLAPHRKKLLRDITLDDIIRLTEIKIKRISRFDSQKADEQILAIENEIAEVQNHLEHLVDYAILYFEQIKKKYGKGKERKTEIRSFDTIEAASVAAASQRFYINREEGFAGTSLKKDEYICDCSDIDDIILFREDGSFLVRKVESKFFAGKDIVYINVYKKNDERTIYNMIYRDGKKGACYVKRFAVVGVTRDKEYDLTKGSPGSKVIYFSANPNGEAEMLKVFLRPKPRMKKTTFEFDFSRITIKGRSSLGNILTKNPVRQIVKKEHGVSTLGARGIWFDESVKRLSADERGSYLGAFEGDDKIMTIHKSGVYKLYNYDLSTHFDEDMFFILKYDPKIVVSVVYFDGNTSNYYLKRFNIDLSDKAVNFLNDHKDSRLVEVSLDWLPQLGLSFEEKNGKKRDDEKVNVAEFIGVKSYRAKGRRLSAHAIDRIKWLEPLPYEQEEEVPVAEELLDEMELPAGEVDEDIPETDILSEEITSEEIPSLEIPGDEIPRDEQPEPEEPDEPGKQIRLEFD, from the coding sequence ATGGAAGATAACTGGGATGAAATCAGGGATGAATCAGAGGAAATCCATCCTCAATCGGGGGATTCCGGCGAGGATATGACTGTGTCACCTGATACGCACCGTATTATCAAAGTTTCCGGTTTATATGAGAACTGGTTCCTTGATTATGCGTCCTATGTTATCCTTGAACGTGCCGTCCCTGAAGTAATTGATGGCCTAAAGCCTGTTCAGCGCAGGATTCTTCACTCCATGAAACAGCTGGATGATGGGCGTTTCAATAAAGTCGCCAACATCATAGGGCATACGATGCAGTACCACCCTCATGGTGATGCTTCGATCGGGGATGCTTTGGTGCAGCTCGGACAAAAAGATCTTCTTATCGAAACGCAGGGAAACTGGGGTAATATCCTTACCGGTGACAGTTCTGCAGCGCCCCGCTACATCGAGGCGCGGTTGTCGAAATTCGCCCTTGAGGTTGTCTTTAACCCAAAAACCACACCCTGGAAATTATCTTACGACGGCCGAAACAAGGAGCCTGTCACGCTTCCGGTAAAATTCCCGCTTTTACTTGCCCAGGGAGTGGAAGGGATCGCCGTCGGCCTTGCTTCCAAGATACTTCCTCACAATTTTCTCGAACTGATCGATGCTTGCGTAGACATTCTATGCGGAAATGACTTTGAGATCTATCCTGATTTTCAAACCGGCGGGCTAATTGATGTTTCTAAATATAATGATGGAGTCAGGGGAGGAAAGGTCAGGATCAGGGCAAGGATCAGGAAACTGGATAACAAAACCCTGGTCATCCATGAGATCCCGTTCGGGGTTACGACTTCTAACCTCATCGATTCAATCGTCCTGGCTAACGATAAGAAAAAGATCAAGATCAGGAAGATCGATGATAACACGGCCGCTGAAGCGGAAATCATGGTTCACCTGGTGCCGGGCACCTCGCCCGACCAGACCCTCGATGCTCTTTATGCTTTCACCCAATGTGAAGTGCCAGTTTCACCAAATGCCTGTGTGATCAAAGATGGCAAACCGCAATTTCTCGATGTGAAAGAGATCCTGCGCATCTCAACGCAGCATGCGCTCGACCTGATCCGCCGGGAACTTGAAATCAGGATGACCGAATCAAAGGACCAATGGCACTATTCAAACCTCGAAAAGATATTCATCGAATTTAAGATCTACCGTAAAATAGAGACCAGTGAGACCTGGGAAGAGGTGATTGATGCTATTGAGAAAGGATTAGCGCCACACAGGAAGAAGCTTCTCCGGGACATCACCCTTGATGATATCATCCGGCTGACCGAAATAAAAATTAAAAGGATTTCCAGGTTTGACTCGCAAAAAGCTGATGAGCAGATCCTTGCTATTGAGAACGAGATCGCAGAAGTTCAGAACCACCTGGAACACCTGGTCGATTATGCCATTCTTTATTTCGAGCAGATCAAAAAGAAGTACGGAAAAGGCAAAGAGAGAAAAACAGAGATCAGGAGCTTCGATACGATCGAAGCCGCTTCGGTGGCCGCCGCCAGCCAACGTTTCTATATCAACCGGGAGGAAGGATTTGCCGGGACTTCACTAAAAAAAGATGAATATATCTGCGATTGTTCCGATATCGATGATATCATCCTGTTCAGGGAAGATGGCTCTTTCCTGGTCAGAAAGGTGGAAAGCAAATTTTTTGCCGGTAAAGATATCGTCTACATCAATGTTTATAAAAAGAATGATGAGCGGACGATATACAATATGATTTACCGCGATGGGAAAAAGGGTGCCTGCTATGTGAAAAGATTTGCTGTAGTTGGCGTTACGCGGGATAAGGAATACGATCTTACCAAGGGGTCCCCGGGATCGAAGGTGATCTATTTTTCTGCCAATCCAAACGGGGAAGCTGAGATGCTCAAGGTTTTCCTGCGTCCAAAACCCAGGATGAAAAAGACCACTTTCGAGTTCGACTTCAGCCGGATTACCATTAAAGGGAGGAGTTCGCTGGGTAACATCCTGACCAAAAACCCGGTCCGCCAGATTGTTAAGAAAGAGCATGGTGTATCAACCCTTGGCGCCCGTGGCATCTGGTTTGATGAATCCGTCAAGCGTCTCAGCGCTGATGAAAGAGGATCTTATCTCGGCGCATTTGAAGGCGATGATAAAATAATGACCATTCATAAGTCGGGTGTCTATAAGCTTTACAACTACGATCTTTCCACCCATTTTGATGAAGATATGTTTTTCATCCTGAAATATGATCCGAAAATTGTCGTTTCCGTGGTCTATTTTGATGGTAATACGAGTAACTATTATCTGAAAAGATTCAATATCGATTTATCCGATAAAGCAGTCAATTTTCTTAATGATCATAAGGATTCCCGGCTTGTGGAGGTTAGTCTCGACTGGCTGCCTCAGCTTGGACTTTCATTCGAGGAGAAAAATGGTAAAAAGCGGGATGACGAAAAAGTGAATGTGGCGGAATTTATCGGTGTGAAGAGTTACCGTGCAAAAGGCAGAAGGCTTTCCGCTCATGCCATTGATAGGATCAAATGGCTGGAACCTTTGCCCTATGAGCAGGAAGAAGAAGTACCGGTTGCTGAAGAACTTCTTGATGAAATGGAATTGCCTGCCGGGGAAGTGGATGAGGATATCCCGGAAACTGATATTTTATCAGAAGAAATCACATCCGAAGAAATTCCATCTTTAGAAATCCCAGGTGATGAAATTCCAAGAGATGAACAACCTGAGCCCGAGGAACCGGACGAACCAGGTAAACAGATCAGGCTGGAATTTGATTAA
- a CDS encoding hydrolase gives MRILRDQAAGLVIDMQEKLFPFISGHENLALNSGILIKGLQALRIPILVTEQYTKGLGPTIQQIQELFDTGHPLEKFAFSCCDDPSVMDHLDSLNKKFIIITGIEAHVCVLQTAIDLLAHDFIPVIVEDCVSSRRLNDKHMAINRMRRMGAVITTYESVLFELLRYSGTEEFKAISKLVK, from the coding sequence ATGAGAATATTACGAGACCAGGCTGCCGGATTGGTGATCGATATGCAGGAAAAGCTTTTTCCATTCATTTCCGGTCATGAAAACCTTGCCCTGAATTCAGGCATACTGATCAAGGGTTTACAGGCCCTTCGAATTCCGATTCTTGTTACCGAGCAGTATACAAAAGGCTTAGGCCCAACGATTCAGCAGATTCAGGAATTGTTCGATACCGGACATCCATTAGAGAAGTTTGCTTTCAGTTGTTGTGACGACCCCTCAGTTATGGATCATTTGGATTCCTTAAATAAAAAATTTATCATCATTACAGGAATAGAAGCGCATGTTTGCGTTTTACAGACTGCCATCGACCTTTTAGCACATGATTTTATTCCCGTTATAGTGGAAGATTGCGTTTCATCGAGACGGCTGAATGATAAGCACATGGCGATAAACCGGATGCGGAGGATGGGTGCTGTCATCACAACTTATGAATCTGTTTTGTTTGAATTGCTCAGGTATTCCGGAACGGAAGAGTTCAAGGCCATTTCAAAGCTGGTTAAATAA